A window of Pseudomonas guangdongensis contains these coding sequences:
- a CDS encoding MlaD family protein gives MSETRKPFWIGAFLLGGIALLAGALLLLGRDNWFSQPSDYVVYFTGALDGLDVGADVTYRGVKVGTVREIRLGYDRELKDVVIPVVLRLDPAVGRDGGSFDQMVERLVERRGLRAQLQTQSLLTGKSIVALDLFPGQPGYVRESSEIDLPAIPSVPSRVDQAADVLRELLGSLREMPLREMLTSANNTLQALERLSASPELQAGLSSLGQTLHNLEGLTQQLQRQLPPMLDNARQGSEELRAALGDIRLAVQGAQHTLEQMEGLAGDARRTLGPESELQFQMLKSLGELERAGKALQRTAESLEQHPESLIFGNKR, from the coding sequence ATGAGCGAAACCCGCAAACCCTTCTGGATCGGCGCCTTCCTGCTCGGCGGCATCGCCCTGCTGGCCGGCGCCCTGCTGCTGCTCGGCCGCGACAACTGGTTCAGCCAGCCCAGCGACTATGTCGTCTACTTCACCGGTGCGCTGGACGGCCTCGACGTCGGCGCCGACGTCACCTATCGCGGGGTCAAGGTCGGCACCGTGCGCGAGATCCGCCTGGGCTACGACCGCGAACTCAAGGACGTGGTGATTCCGGTGGTGCTGCGCCTCGACCCGGCGGTCGGCCGCGACGGCGGCAGCTTCGACCAGATGGTCGAGCGGCTGGTGGAGCGTCGCGGCCTGCGCGCCCAGCTGCAGACCCAGAGCCTGCTGACCGGCAAGTCGATCGTCGCCCTCGACCTGTTCCCCGGCCAGCCGGGCTATGTGCGCGAGAGCAGCGAGATCGACCTGCCGGCGATCCCCAGCGTGCCCTCACGGGTCGACCAGGCCGCCGACGTGCTGCGCGAGCTGCTCGGCAGCCTGCGCGAGATGCCGCTGCGCGAGATGCTGACCTCGGCCAACAACACCCTGCAGGCGCTGGAGCGGCTCAGCGCCTCGCCCGAGCTGCAGGCCGGGCTGAGCAGCCTGGGGCAGACCCTGCACAATCTTGAGGGGCTGACTCAACAACTGCAGCGACAACTCCCGCCAATGCTGGATAATGCGCGCCAGGGCAGCGAGGAGCTGCGCGCGGCACTCGGCGATATCCGCCTGGCAGTGCAGGGCGCGCAGCACACGCTGGAGCAGATGGAGGGGCTGGCCGGCGATGCGCGGCGCACCCTGGGGCCGGAATCCGAACTCCAGTTCCAGATGCTCAAGTCCCTCGGGGAGCTGGAGCGGGCCGGTAAGGCCCTGCAGCGCACGGCGGAAAGCCTCGAACAGCACCCCGAATCGCTCATCTTTGGCAATAAACGGTGA